The genomic DNA ACTTATAACAGAAACTATGCAATTGCCATTGCCAACACATTTTAGGGAAGACTTGATGGGGGAAATGGGGAGTCGGCTAATAAATAGCAATAAGGATACCCTATGCCCATCCTCTGACAAGTAATCAATTGAAGGATTACTTGACACCACAACACCACCCCAAATGCAGTTCAAGGCACGCACCCAGAAGTTTCCAATGCACCAATAAGAACgcaaaagcaaaagcaaaggTGCCTTATAGGCAGGGCACCTAGCCTTTTCAGGCAAAACTACCGCAGAAAAAGCAATAGCAAGCATACACCATAAgcataaaataaattgaattcaAATTTATATATCAAATCCAATATAAAAAGTTCCCCTTTCAAGGAAACAACTTATGAGCACATTTGGCAAATGCGTTGAATATTTCTTAAATCATCCAACATGATCTCTCTACGTCACATAACATGGTTCACcgcataaaaaaaaaaaggattttgCGAACCACATGTGTTACCAACccaacacatgcatatatataaacaaaaataaaacaccaATATATGCTAAAAGCAAAATAGAATGGtatgcaaaaaagaaaaaaaaatgttattaACTTGTAAAAGATTATAAAAAAATGATTCAAGGGGAATCGATAATATTAACAATGTTTCCAGTAGGGTGGACTCCAGCAACTTCCTCGATGAGAAAAGTAGTGCCATCATCAATAGCTTGGGGAGTAGAAGGCAGATGATAAAGTACACTAGAGTTTGATAGCTGAGACTTCAGAAGCTCGCATTCTGGACCAGAGGGATTGTGCATGTCAACTCCGGGCAAAAACTCTCTAATGGCGGTAAGATTAAACATCGCTTACATCAAAAGGATCATGGTTCAATTGAAGATGCAACGTTGTCAAGTCTTGGATGAAATGAACTTGCTTCCCTTTATTAATCTCCCCCTTTAAAATAACAGCCCAACATTAGTATCTTGCTCAGCAAATTGCTCCTTAAGGGATTCCTTCCTCCTTTGCCATTCACTTTTCAAGATTCGCGGCTTGCTGAAGATAACAATCATTCAACTCTAGCATCTTTTTCGCGTGATCTTCCTTGACATCCAAGCTCCATTGAAGGTGTTTAGCCTCCTCCACTTGCAGCTTTTTCCTTCACCAAAGCCTCTTTCACTGAACATTTGTTGTGAATGTGTGGTCAAAATTCTCCAATAGCTTTTTCATCTCCAGGTTGGCCTTAACCTGTATATCATATGATCACCTTAACTTGTCAAAAAAAAGCCATCCAAGCCTCACAATCCTTCTTCAACTAGTCTTTCTCCCAAGTCAACCTATGGATATCTGATGACTTCCTAGTGTACTGTTAAAATATATCAACTTTAAACATAGTTCATTCCCAGGATCGTAACCATGAAAATTGAGTTTAATTCACAACTTTGTTTAACCAACTCTAGAAGTACCAATTAAGGATGGTAGTCAATGCTAACATTAAGAAAGGATATGAAGGAATAAAaagtaattaactaaattaaaataGTAATCTCAAAGTTAACTTCTAATTAGATATAGTTAATGGAGTGTAACGAATGAATTAATGATATAACACTTAGCCTTAAGGATAAAAGATCCACCCCTTGTTGATTTCTTGACAACTAATTTTCTTATTtactaattaataaatttattattattgtgtTTTAACAAAATTCTACAAATATGCAAAATACATTATTATTCCAATCTTGATGATTTAGTTAATTATTTATGTACTACACATGGGTAAGTAACATCGTCTGTTTAATGAAGAGAATTTGCGGTCCTTGTGACATTAGACATGGGGATAACTGATAAATTTGTTTGCTTAATCAGCTTGAAAGTGAATGAGGATTTATCCTGTAGAACGTAAACAAATCTCACGATGTAGGAATTTAATTTTATTCATAAGACAGAGAGATATACATAATTAGATTTTACAACAATGTTATTACAGTAGATCCGGCCCCTATCAAATAAACAATCTGCCTTGTCTGTATTTCTAAATAAGACGTTGTTTTATTGTTCTTCAAATATAGTACTAATTTACAGAATCAGCCTAGTCCTTGTAATGAGAAACAATCTCAGTAGCTTTGTAAGTGAGTCCTCCAAGCACTTCTAATCCCATATATATAAACCTGAAATAATTAGCAAATCATAAGACAGCAAGGGGAAATGAAGGATCTCAAGCTCAACAAATGAAGCAATTGTCTCACCTAAAACTGATTTCTTCATTTCTCCACATCTATAAACAAATAATCTAAGATTCTACTATTGACACACatttatatatattgtatatctATTATTCCACATGTGAAGGCCAATTTAACATTGTGGGAAAACAGTTCCCTTTTCAGTCAATTTAACATTGTTGCAGATAGCTTTGGCAGTTCTATCTCCTTGTTCCTGTAACTTAACATTTTGCAGCAAAATTTCTTGGCAAGGATGAGTCTTGCTGCAATCAAATTTGATTGCTACTTCAGAAGCACTAGTCCCATTGATGTTCTTATACACCACATCTTTCACTTTAACTGCAGAGCTCTGCACAAATTCAACATAATCGAGTTCATATATATTAGAGTCAACAGTAGATTACTCTTTTGCATACATAAACAAACACTTAGCATAGGTTTGCGTCACCTGTTCTTTGCATGGTTTATCTTGGTCACAATAGTTTTGGTCTATGATGATGGGGTTGCTGACGTTATTCATTTCAATGTTCTGGAATAAGATGTTGCTTGCACTTCCTAACCCTCCCTGCTCATCATTAATCATACAATATTGTATTAAAACACATCTTGAATGGATATCGTAGATATTATTTAGAAAGCTTCACTTGCCTGCCATGTCTTGATCCTCACACCATTTGTGGTTCCAGAAAGCTTAGCTCCATCCACAGTCACACCCGAGACATAAGCGTTTGAACTTTTAGATCCCAAGCTCCCAATACTGGCCTCCCATCATAACAATCGGATAGATGTAAGTAACGTATATAGAAACATAGTAaatctaaaaaagaaaaaagggcgATAAAATTTAGGGTTAAAGACCTGATTCCATGACCAGGGCCACAAGTTATGTCCATGGCTTGCACATTTTTGGATCCACTTACAATGGAGATACAATCGTCACCTTcagttaaaaacattaaaaacaaaaaacatGCAAGGCAAAATCaatatagaataataataataataataaattgtaGAATTTTGGGTGGGATTCTGTTAAAGGTGTCCATGGGCCAAGACCATATATGATTGTTCAAGTTCGGTCCATGTACAGTACCTGTTCCTATGACAGAATTTGTGATCCATATGTTTTGAGTACGAGTGATATGAATCCCATCGGTGTTGGGGCTGCTCTCTGGGGCTGCCACCGCAAGACCAGAAGCTTGAACACCGTTGCatttttcaaaagaaacatgAATTTGTTGTGCATCTTGGATGTTCAAGTTTTGAACTTTCAAGTTTTTGCTATTGTAGAAGGTGAGAGCCTGAAACGACAGTTTATATTTTACCCCACCACAATTAtgttataattaaaaattttcgaGCTCGTATTTAATAGAGTGACAATAAAACTTTTTTAACTTCACTAGACTCATGTTTCATTTTCTCAGTCTTTCTTGTAACTTTAAAAGCTGGATGATAAAAGAAAAAACGACTCATTTAACCTACCGTTGGTGCATCCTTGCATGGCTGCAaaacaataaaagaaaagaaacaaataatGATTAAAAAGTTGATAAGAGAAAGGAAGAGCATAAATAAAACCTGAAGCAAATATAGAGaaaatttttttgggggggtaAGCTTACAAGAGTTTTATTGATTTTGCAAGAGTTTTGCCACCATATCTTCCCATTACCATTAATTTTTCCAGTTCCACCACCTTCAATTAACAGATTATTAATACTATCAAAGATAAGCCAGTGCCTTGTATCTTCCTTGTAGTCTGACATATCATCAGATGCTTCCATGCTTCCATATATCTGCAATTTTGGTCGAAATGGATTATGATCCATCATTGGCTTGGCGTTGAAGTTGAGGGGGATAACTAAATTAATGGGGGGGTTTTCAACCTCACCTGGATTGTAAGATTAGACTTGCAGGGACCTGAAAATCTAATAGGCTTGAGTTGATAGCGTTTTCCCTGAGGCACCTCAAGCACAACTTCACCCTTGGACGAACAAGCTTCTTCCCAAGCCTTCTCAAATGCCTGAAACCATCATCGATTATCACATAAAACACCCTTTGAATTTTATGAACGCTATGAACTTTCACATCTATATAGATATTTCTGTGTGATCTAACCTGAGTGTCTTGAGTGGCATCACCGGTGGCTCCAAAATCATCGACATTAACTGTTTTAGTTGATGGTGCTGATATGACACCTAACTTCTGGAGCTGGCTAATAACTTGAGTCCTTTGTGAGATCAAATCCTTAAAGTGCCCATCATCAATGGTGGTGGTGAAATATGAAGGGTAGGCTTGTGGATCATATCCAGCGGATACAAGGTCTTCAAAGTAATTATAAGAGGGAGGAGGGGGGTCCTTTTCCAAAGAGTTGTAACGTGAGAATAAAGAGAAAATGGTTATGAAATATAGGACGACTACTTGTCTAATTTGTCCATCCATTTGCGTCTTGTTTTGTAAgagaaaagaataaaagaaaaagaaataaactaaTCTTATGAAAGGTAGGGGAGAATTGGTATGGTTGTGAGTTAGTTTAATGATGAGATTCTATatttataaagaaaaaaagaaatactAAGAGAAGGGAGATTGCTTGGTGTCTTTGGGCAACACTCTTTGAGGTATGGTCTACGATATGAGAGATTGAGACGAAATAATCTCTGCCTTTTCTAACTCCAACATCATTCAATGTTGaagattaataaaaaattatttggaGGTAATTAAAGTCGGTTTTATTTTTGTTCatcttaaatatttaaaataattttaataatatatccAAATTTCATATGAATGTGTAATTTTTAAAATCGTCATACTTTAAAAATCATTTATTAGTATTTGGattgtttatattaaaatattgaatattattaatttatttccaTATATTGTTGAATTATACATGTATGATGTACTTGGTGAACTTATGTTTGACAGATATACCGAAATATGGATAAGGGTACCTACCAATCAAATGCTGATAAGGTCAGAAAGAAGAATGTACTGTGTAAAATAGTTTGGCAATCTTAATCCATGAAATACTGAAATaaaatcttttaacaatttaagtgTAATAAATAATTGACTTTAAAAAGAATTGATTGCATGACATtataatgaatgaaaatgatacaTACCAAGGTGAGATAACTCTTAGATACGTCCAATCTTTCACATGCCTTGTTTTGGGTGCTCATTTTATCATCTTGTTAGGAATGATGGTGGGGAACGTTGGAATATTTGATTCTGTGTTTCAATTTATTATGAATGTGAAGTTTTAAAAGTAATTTTCGTCCAATATATTTAACCTTATTCTGTCGACTTGATTTTTGGTAGTGCCAGATGTGCGTTCTAGATACAACATTAGTTGTAATTAGGCATCCGCTTgaatatatacattcatttctATTCTGCACTACTCTGTCTCAATTCGAGTTTCGTTAGTTGTTTTTGTTATTGTCAATTGCATGTCTCAGATGCAATATCAGTTGCAACCGAATGTTATGCAACTTATTTGTTTGATATTATAATTGAGAAGAGACTAAATCAAGAAAAATTTTCAACAGGTCTGGTGATATACTTACCTTAATTAAAGAGATActaattttaaagaagttaaagTCAAGAagatctcttttattttattccataaaTAAGAGATTTACATGAGGTGGAATTTTAGAGATTCATTCAAATCACACTTTTCATTTACAAAGTATTACAATGCATATATAAAGACATGTGTTTCTACTTTTGAAGAAGAATGAGAGAGCACTTATTTGCTCAATGTTGTTAGGAAATTTTTTTACGAGCTATTCTAAAGTGATCCTAAATTAATATATAAGAGTAAGGTTATAACTTGTTAATGTATTATAATGATTccatttatataataaattatgtGTTTGCGTTGCTTTTGTATTGTGTCTTAATTAATCTcatattttgtataatttattaTGGTGATTGAATTAAATACAAATTTATATATTGGTaatgtatttaaatttttatataaattttgacacaattatatatttatgttatgatgatgtaattttgtaaagcatgaaaatgcttacttTGGGATTTTAGAGTTCTTCCTTCATGTCACGTAATTAAGATTGTTAATCCTGATCGTAAGTTATAATTTTAGTGGCCACAGTGgcatctatgaaaaaaattaagattgtttttgattatttttgtacaatttttgaattaagtaattttattttcatataattttgAGCCATATCAAGCTCAAATGTTTTTTAGTCTGGGTTTATAGATGTTGACATGCTTATACATTTTGTCATGTTCATTTTATTCTTCATGACATGATATATCTTACTTGttatcaatattttttttttgttaaatttcaattaaattcataatttatataGTTTATAATAGTACTTCAATTTTAACTCTAAATTTGTCTATGGATTAGGTCAAGCCTCATTTTCAAAAAAACAATTTAAGCCTAAGCTTGTTTTTTGGTTGGCCAACCTAGTTCGGGCGAGCTGCTAGGCCCTTGAACAACTCTAGTCTTAGCCTATTCTCTTTTATCAACTTAAAAGTATTAATGAGTTAGGTGGGTATATTTTGGTGAAAGAATTGGTGAGGAAAAAGGATAAAAACATacatgtttttatttcttttgtgcTTCATTGTAAAAATTTGAGGAAAAAGAAAgttgaaaaagaaagaacacttagaagagaaaaagggaaatcaaaagaaaaagtgCTTGTGCTTGATTGTTGAAAATCTTTTGTTTTACTTCTTCCTTTTTAAGTATGTTTTATCATTGCAAATGGAGAAATAAGGGATTAGTGTAAAAAGGTACagttgaaaagaaaatatcaagTCATCATTGGGAGAGATGGGAAATTAATACTTATTGTTTATTTTAATCATTAAGTGACTTAAGTCTAGGTCGATCCTTTCTTGTCAATTTCCTTGAATTATCATACCTTGACCTAAGCCCAACTACAAGCTTTAAAGATTCGGTGACTCTATTACATATTGGAACTGGTATAATGGAGAAAGGATGAGTATTGTTTATTACATTTCTAATGTACTGATGAGATTGCACAGGTGTGATTTGCACACACTTATATACAAAAGCTTCAATGTTTTAGTACTTTCAAGCTATGTAAGTTTTTTGAAAATCATCTGTGACATTAACAACATCCTCTTTAGACATATTCAATGAGTTAAGTTATTGATAGAGTTACTTTGATTTTTCTTCATAACTTTGTATTTTGTTCATTGGATTTATGACAAGTACCTTAGGTTGAATTTGCATTTAGTGTCTTTGATTTGCTTTAGGACAAGAAAAAGTTTAAGTGTAGGGTATGATGGGTGCTCATCATATTTATATCTTTAGGCCTTTTCACTTAGTTTGTTTTATtctaaagaaaaattttaaacatttagagtaatttttattatttgcattatttaaattttcattatattttatttgtcTTTAGGTATTTAGAATTTAATAAGTGTTTTATGACTTTTTCATAGGTTAAACTGAACTTAAAACACAAGATCGAGCACGAAGGAAGGAAAAAGAGGAagtgaaaatgaagaaaaataaagtcGAGCATGATAGATTAAAGAATAAACTAGGGGAGAGTGCAACAAGATTATGGCTTAACCTAAGTGATATAATTGAATAGATACCCAACTCACTAAGATATATACCAATTACGAGGCTACTTATAAGATATAAACCAACTTAGGTAGTGGGAGATCGATGATAGTGACAATCAACAATTTAATTAATTCCTATATGCCAACTTAGGAATTCCTTAGATGCTTGTAAGTTATACAGCAATTGAGAATACCTCCACCTCAATGACCATCTTAGTTATGAGCCTTAAATTCATTAATAACTGAAATAGATTATTAAATTCCACTAACGGAAGATTTCTTCACCACTATATTTATGTGAATTTTTATTAACAATTACTTTCGATTtacttttattgttttatttagaTTAGATTAATTTAGTAAAAGTCTTATTTCCTTATGTTTTAGTTAATTCTAAATTTAGTAAGtggttagtttaattaattaaattgtattACCTATTTGTTCATTCTCTACGTGAGTTTGATCCTCAAAATGTTTTCTTTAatggaattattttattttaagtttattaCTTGACAACAATCTTGTATACTTATGAGTAGATGGGGAAAATAGTTACTCTTTTGagctttaaaattatttatcttattttattattatctccatcatcatttttcttacACCACTAACCTATTAGTTATCTATTGCTAATTAGTTACACAAATGTTGATTCAACATTTGGTGCAGATGATGATGAGGTTGAACTATATTGAACTTAAGAAATAGTAAGAAACAAAAAATTCATCTTACAACAAAATCATCAAGAATCATTGGTTACTTGTAACCCAATATTTATCCATCATCTACTTTCCTTCACATAAATAGATGAAGACGTTGATGATAGATATCACCAACGAAAACAAATAAATTTGTAAATCTCACTATAAAATCAAGAAGAAAGCATCAATTAAACCACACAAAAATATATGTTAACAAGTGAAatgatgaaaagaaagaaaaattggaAAGGATGAGAGAAAaaaacattttattattttattatttaaatctaATATCTTCAAATAGAGATATACAATTGGTGTGTCAGAAGAGTAATTAGCACTAACAACATTCTTAACTAACTCTCAACAAATTTCAACGAAAGAAACAAACTTTCaactatataataatattaaataaactaTAACAGCAAGAGCAACAAATTAACTAATTCTTAAACTTAAACAACAATGTTTAACACATACTAtattaacaaaatatatatagatagataaataactttatCAAAAATTcatgtattaaaattatttatccaTTATTATAAATTTATCTAATATTTGTATTGTGTATTAAAAGTGCCCATCCATAACAAAATACTAAAGTGTAATTTATATTGTTTTAAGACTCTAGTACTTAGGTTGTAGGGTAATTAGGTACATGATAATATTTAAGAGTTAAAGCAAATGTTGTTTCCGTGCATATTGGTTATTAAAGGTTGTCacaatttatgattttttttttttatataatcgtttgagcataatgttatttGGGTCGAAGATCATATTCAGATAAAACTCTTTTAATAATGTCTAGTACTCAAGGATTTGAATTTAATCCAAATATCTGGTGAAGAAGTCTACTTCCACTTCTTTCAACTATTTTTtggtttataattttttttttgtggtaGAAATTTATAGTGAGAAAAATTTTGATTGCAACCAAAATTTTGTGGTCGGGTATTGATATGGTTACTTGTTGGTCAATAGTTTTTTGAGTCAATATGTAGTTTGTTACTTGAACTTGTTCAAAAGTACTTAGTTGCTACTTAAATTTATCTTCTGCCACCTAAGTTAGTACCTCCGCACTCGTATCGTCACTTTATCCTAACGTGACATTGATGACCAATTCAATGGTAACAAGTGGTAGCCTCTCAGTATGACATGTGgtgaatataaaataaaaatcttttaaaatatataaattaataaaaaatatttttcacatCAAGAATAAATTTGGTCATATGATTGTCCATATACATCTGAAGTTGGACATCTATTTGTCTAAATTCATTTTAGATATATTTTAgtaagtttatatattttattttttataaaatattttttaggttactatcattttaaaaatatatataaaatataaatttataaaaagtagtatataatattttaaatatatataaaagtttacattatataatataaataaaaatttaaatttttataaatttataaaactttatAGGTCCATTCTTGATAAAAACTAAAAGCACATCTACAATTAATTTGGATAACCATCTTTCTAGGTTCATTCTTgatgtaaaatattttttatatttttattactttatatattttaaaattttacatatttttaatttcaaaatattaataatttgatattttataataataaaaagtaaaaacataTAAACTAGCTAAAAAAAACTGAAATAAATCTGGACAAATGGGTATCTAAATTCAAATATATCTTGGCAACTATTTGTACAAGTTCATTCTTgatgtaaaaaatatataatttttattaatttatattttaattttttaatatatgtatGCTACATTGCACTATTGGATTGACCATCAGTGCCACGTTAACATAAACTACCAGGGTAAGTGTGGAGGTACCAACCTGAAATAAGGAATACAAGTTCCAGTATAAGCTAGATAAAAAGAATTTATGATACCGACTAGATACttttaaacatatttaaaaagtaaactacatattaaccctagcctatgattttttttttatctataaagTGTGGTTCTTATTTAAAGTTATATTGGTGGTCGAAAATTGTAACAAATTTTTTTCGTTCAAATAACCATTTTTTCAATAGTGAGCGTTACAATTTAGTGCGAAAttgtcttaatatttttattatttattagtttaattaattatgaaaattatataaaaaaaataaaaaagagacaACGTCCAATCGGGAGTTGCCACAAAAATTTGTGgtaactaaattaaaatattctaatgTTATCTTATTCACACTTCAATGATTAGGGTTTAAATTCATTCTCTTCTATAAAGGAAAGAAAAACCTGTAATGAGTTTTAGTCAATCATGACCATCAAACCCTAAACAGATGATTAAAGTAGGGAATGAAGTATGAAGGGGTAGATGGGTTACCTTGCTTGTACAAACAACAAGAAGAAGCGTGTCAGTTCTATGGTACAAAATGGAAGTAAGAGAAGGTGTTGAGGTCATAGTTTGTTTGAGTGAAGGAGATGGCTTTGGAGTGGATCAtacatgtacatatgtatattgGTGATGCAGCTTgtcattatgtatgatgaatctAAAAGACTTttttattgttaatattattattttcttcttcttcttccaccaAATCATTGTGCACCAAGAATAAGCAATCCCTAACTACTGATTTCCAGTTATGACATTTGGATAACAAATTCGGTACAAGTTCTTGCAGCCCTAATTTGTCATCCAAAAGCagctttatttgatttttttttgacacCCAACATGGCGGTATGGTGCAAAACATCACTTCCATACCATTTGTATATCGGATTAGTTTAAGGATTTGGTCTTAGTCCAATGCAAAACGAAATATGTA from Gossypium arboreum isolate Shixiya-1 chromosome 9, ASM2569848v2, whole genome shotgun sequence includes the following:
- the LOC108456094 gene encoding polygalacturonase-like isoform X1 → MDGQIRQVVVLYFITIFSLFSRYNSLEKDPPPPSYNYFEDLVSAGYDPQAYPSYFTTTIDDGHFKDLISQRTQVISQLQKLGVISAPSTKTVNVDDFGATGDATQDTQAFEKAWEEACSSKGEVVLEVPQGKRYQLKPIRFSGPCKSNLTIQIYGSMEASDDMSDYKEDTRHWLIFDSINNLLIEGGGTGKINGNGKIWWQNSCKINKTLPCKDAPTALTFYNSKNLKVQNLNIQDAQQIHVSFEKCNGVQASGLAVAAPESSPNTDGIHITRTQNIWITNSVIGTGDDCISIVSGSKNVQAMDITCGPGHGISIGSLGSKSSNAYVSGVTVDGAKLSGTTNGVRIKTWQGGLGSASNILFQNIEMNNVSNPIIIDQNYCDQDKPCKEQSSAVKVKDVVYKNINGTSASEVAIKFDCSKTHPCQEILLQNVKLQEQGDRTAKAICNNVKLTEKGTVFPQC
- the LOC108456094 gene encoding polygalacturonase-like isoform X2, which produces MDGQIRQVVVLYFITIFSLFSRYNSLEKDPPPPSYNYFEDLVSAGYDPQAYPSYFTTTIDDGHFKDLISQRTQVISQLQKLGVISAPSTKTVNVDDFGATGDATQDTQAFEKAWEEACSSKGEVVLEVPQGKRYQLKPIRFSGPCKSNLTIQIYGSMEASDDMSDYKEDTRHWLIFDSINNLLIEGGGTGKINGNGKIWWQNSCKINKTLPCKDAPTALTFYNSKNLKVQNLNIQDAQQIHVSFEKCNGVQASGLAVAAPESSPNTDGIHITRTQNIWITNSVIGTGDDCISIVSGSKNVQAMDITCGPGHGISIGSLGSKSSNAYVSGVTVDGAKLSGTTNGVRIKTWQARLGSASNILFQNIEMNNVSNPIIIDQNYCDQDKPCKEQSSAVKVKDVVYKNINGTSASEVAIKFDCSKTHPCQEILLQNVKLQEQGDRTAKAICNNVKLTEKGTVFPQC